The genomic window GCGCTGCCGCGCCGCCTTCCGGTGCTGACCACGCTCTGCGGCCTGCTCCTGCTCGCCGGCTGCGCCGGCGACGCACCGTCCGCCCTGAATCCCGGCGGGGCCGGGGCCACCCGCGTCGCCGGCCTCTGGTGGCTGCTCTTCTGGATCTCCGTGGCCGTCTTCGCCGAGGTCATGGCACTGCTGGTCTGGGCGCTGGTGTTCCGGCGGGGCAACGCCCGCGTCCGGCACGGCCAGCCGCTGCGCTTCGTCACGATCGCCGGCGCCGGCCTGCCCTTCGTGATCCTCGTCGCCGTCTACGGTGTGGGCCTGCGCGACCTCGCCGCGTTGGGCGACGGCCCCGGCCCGGACGCTCCCACCGTCGAGGTGACCGGCCACAAGTGGTGGTGGGAGGTGCGGTACCAGGGCGCCTCGGGGGCCACCGCCAACGAGATCCACATCCCGGTCGGGGAGCGGGTCAAGGTGCGGCTGCGCACCGACGACGTGCTGCACAGCTTCTGGGTGCCGCAGCTCATGCCCAAGACGGACCTGATCGCCGGTGAGACCCGGGAGACCTGGCTACGGGCGGAGCGGGCCGGCAGCTACCGGGGCCAGTGCGCCGAGTACTGCGGCACGCAGCACGCGCACATGGCCTTCCTGGTGGTGGCGCAACCCCGCACCGACTTCGACGCCTGGCTCGCCCGACTCGACGCCCCGGCCCGGGAGCCGCGGACGGACGCCGAGCGGCGGGGCCAGCAGGCCTTCGTGCAGGGCACCTGCGCCGCCTGCCACGCGGTACGCGGCACCGGCGCCGCGGGCCGGGTCGGGCCGGACCTGTCGAACGTGGGCTCCCGGTGGAGCCTCGGCGCCGGCGCGGTGCCCAACGACGCCGGTCACCTGGGCGGATGGATCGCCAACACCCAGACGGTCAAGCCCGGCAACGCCATGCCCCCACAGCCGGTCGATGCCGCGCAACTGCCCGACCTCATCGCGTACCTGCGGTCGCTGGAGTAGGTCGGGGAGGAGAAGCGATGTCCACGACCACCACACCGCCGCCCGGCGTCAGCGAGCAGGACCTGGCGCGGCTGGCGGAACACTGGGGCGAGCGCCCCTCGCTGCGGGGCTGGTTCAGCACCGTCGACCACAAGAAGATCGGCCGGCGTTACCTGGTCACCGCCGGGTTCTTCTTCGTCCTCGCCGGGCTCAGTGCCCTGGTGATGCGCACCCAGCTCGCCCGGCCGGAGGCGGGCGTGGTGTCGCCGCAGGAGTACAACCAGCTCTTCAGCATGCACGGCACCGCGATGATCTTCCTGTTCGCCACGCCGATGCTCTTCGGCTTCGGAAACTTCCTGGTCCCCCTGATGATCGGCGCCCGGGACATGGCGTTCCCGAGGTTGAACGCCTTCGGCTACTGGGTCTTCCTCTTCGCCGGTCTGTTCATGTGGGCGAGCCTGCCCTTCGGCGCCGCTCCCAACAACGGTTGGTTCGCCTACGTCCCGCTCAGCGGGGAGCAGCACAACCCGGGCCTGCACATGGACGTCTACGCGCTCGGGCTGCTCTTCCTCGGCATCTCCACCACCGCCGCGTCGATCAACTTCATCGTCACCGCGCTCAAGCTGCGCGCCCCGGGGATGTCGCTGAACCGGGTGCCGCTGTTCGTCTGGGCGATCGTCGCCACCGCGTTCATGGTGATCTTCGCGTTGCCGGCGCTGAACGTGGACAACGCGATGCTCTTCCTCGACCGGCGCTTCGGCACCCATTTCTTCGACCCGTCCGGCGGCGGAAACGTGCTGCTCTGGCAGCACCTGTTCTGGATCTTCGGACACCCCGACGTCTACAT from Micromonospora kangleipakensis includes these protein-coding regions:
- the coxB gene encoding cytochrome c oxidase subunit II, whose product is MEKTADPTVSAARYARRRALPRRLPVLTTLCGLLLLAGCAGDAPSALNPGGAGATRVAGLWWLLFWISVAVFAEVMALLVWALVFRRGNARVRHGQPLRFVTIAGAGLPFVILVAVYGVGLRDLAALGDGPGPDAPTVEVTGHKWWWEVRYQGASGATANEIHIPVGERVKVRLRTDDVLHSFWVPQLMPKTDLIAGETRETWLRAERAGSYRGQCAEYCGTQHAHMAFLVVAQPRTDFDAWLARLDAPAREPRTDAERRGQQAFVQGTCAACHAVRGTGAAGRVGPDLSNVGSRWSLGAGAVPNDAGHLGGWIANTQTVKPGNAMPPQPVDAAQLPDLIAYLRSLE